The DNA region CCGCTGGCGATCGATCCCGCGAATGCTGGCAGAGCGGCGCTGGGCGCGCTGGCTATTGCCGCCTGCGCCGTCGCACTCTTTTCTTGCTCCGTGAGGTGGAACGACGTGGGCTTCGTCAGCAATTACATGAAGTTTCCGAGCGACGCGGCTTCGCGCTGGAGTTGAGAATCCAGTTAGCTATCTTGTTCGCGCTGGCTGCGTTGTCGACGCTGAACCACGTTTCGATTATGTTGGCCGGATTTTCGTTCGGCCTGGTGGTCTCCGCGGTGGGTGAGCCGAGGCGACTGGCCAAACAACTTTTCGCGGTGGCTGAAGGCTTTCTGGGTCCACTGTTTTTTGTCTGGCTTGGTGCCTCGCTCAATCTGCGTGAGCTGGCTACAAACCCGGCGATGATTCTGCTGGGCGTGGTGCTGGGTGTGGCCGCGTTGCTTGCGCATCTGGCGATGCGACCGCTGGGGCAACCATTTCCGCTTGGCGCGCTTTCCGCTGCCCAGCTGGGAGTCCCGGTTGCCGCTGCCACGATTGGCACGCAGTCGCATTTGCTCATGCCGGGCGAAGCTAGTGCGCTGATTCTCGGCGCGATAGTCAAGATTGCTGGCATGGCGTTCGCGGGTTCGCACACGACGAAGGCCATTGCTCCGGTGAAGTAAATTGATTCTATTTGTCCAGTAACTCTCATCTTCAAGCATCATGTGCTAGTCTCCGAGGCAAATATTCGTGCTGAACATTTGTGCTGAACAAGGGGCGGTTATGGGCGAGGTTTCACGACGAAAAGTTATTGCCGGTATTACGGGCGTTGCCGCGGTGGGGGCGCTGTCCTGGGCTGGCGCCGCGCCGGCCACGGCGTCGCAGCCCTGCCAGCAGGATGGTAAGGTTCTGGCGCTCAACGCCTGGTACGGCGGCAAAGGTGTTGCCGCGGTGGCGTAGACATGATTGCCAACGTGATCAAGGAATCCGGAGCGTCGCTCGTCTTCATTCCGGAGGCCAAGGAGACGACGCCGGAGATCGCGGCGAAGCTGACCGCGCTGGGCGTGGAATTCCATCAGACAATCACCGGGGACACTGCGATTCTGTCTTCCTACCCGATCAGCGAGGCCACCCAGTTCCCGTTCATGACCAAAGCTGTGGTGACCGTTGGATCGATTGAGGTTGCTGCTTATGCTGCGCACCTGGAGTACCGCTGGTATGCCACCTACTTGCCGCGCGGTTACGGGGCTGGCGTGCCGTCGGGAGAGTTTTCCGAGTACGGCTGGGACAAGATTCCTGGCGGCGCGGTTACCGACGCAGCTGCCGTCAATCGCGTCAATGAGGCCTCCGGACGACCGGCTGAAATCGCTGGTTTTATCGCCGACGCGCGGAAGGAACGACGGCGTGGCCGGGTTGTGATTATGGGCGGCGACTTCAATGAGCCGTCAACTTTGGATTGGACTAGGCGCACGGCACAGCTCTTCGATCACCACGGTGTGGTGCTCAAATGGGGATCAACCCAAGCTTTACGCGAGGCAGGCTTTGTAGATGCTTATCGGAAGCAGCATCCGAATCCGGTTTCACACCCGGGGTTCACCTGGCCTGCAAGTAACCCGAATGCGCCGGTCAGCAAGCTCACGTGGGCACCGGAGGCTGATGAGCGAGACCGGATCGACTACGTTTTCCATTATCCTGATTCCCGGCTGCGGCTTGTTGACACGCAGGTTGTGGGCCCGAAGGGGTCGATAGTGCGCAATGAACGCGTAGATGAGACGTCGCAGGACTCCTTCGTTTTGACTGATTCGCCGTGGCCGACGGATCACAAAGGCGTGCTGGCTAGTTACTTGGTGCGGGGCTAACGGCTCGGCGAAACCGCAACCATCTGCACTTCCAACTCGCTACCCACCATCACCGACCGAGTCTCCGTGATGGAAGGCCAACTGTACATTTGCTAGGTAAATGGACAAACGCGGCTCGAAATAAGCTACTTTCAAGACGATTTTGGGGCCGCTCCGGCTGAATCGCCCCGGTGTGTCCGGAGACTTTCTTGTTTGAGAGGATCAGGACATGGCAGGGAAAACTACGACACGGTATCCGCAGGAGTTGAAGGATCATACGGTGCGCATGGTGGCGGAGATGGAGGGTGCATCTTCGGAGTGGGCGGCGATGCAAAAAGTTGCCCAGCTTTTGGGTGTGGGTGTGCCGGAAACGGTGCGTAAATGGGTCCGGCAAGCCGAGATCGATGTTGGTACTAGAACTGGAACAACGAGCACGGAATCGGCCGAGCTGAAACGGTTACGGCGTGAGAACGCTGAGCTGAAACGGGCGAACGCGATCCTTCGGAGTGCTTCAGCTTTTTTCGCGGTCGAACTCGACCGCCATAACACTGATCGTGAAATACATCAAGGACCATGCCGGTCACCGCGAGAATAATGGATTGCGGTGGGGTGTCGAGTCGATCTGCCAGGTGCTTACTGGGACGGGGTGAAGACCACCCCGTCCACGTACTACGAATGGGTGGATAAAACACGATCTCACCGAGAACAACGTGATGAGGTGCTCAAGCCCGTGATCCAGAAGGTGTATGCCGCTAATTACGGGGTGCACGGCACCAGGAAAGTCTGGTTGGCGATGAACCGTGAAGGTGTGCCGGTGGCCAGGTGCACGGTAGAACGGCTCATGGGGTTACTTGGCATACAGGGTGCGGTCCGTGGCAAGGTCAAACGCACCACGATCAAAGACTCGAAGGCAGCCCGAGCGAAGGACTTGGTCCGCCGTGATTTCACACCAACGGCACCGGATCGGCTATGGGTAGATGATTTCACCTATGTTTCGACCTGGTCCGGGTGGGTCTATGTTGCCTTCGTGATCGATGCTTACTCTCGGAGGATCCTGGGCTGGTCAGCGAGTGCTTCTATGAACACCGTGCTAGTGCTCAACGCAGTTAATCAGGCAATCTGGAGTCGTGAACGGGCCGGGGCTGAGATTTCCGGGGTGATTCATCATCACGATGCCGGGGCTCAATACGCCTCCTTGGCCTTCACCGAACGCCTGGCCCAGGCCGGTATCCGCCCCTCGATCGGTTCTGTGGGTGATAGTTACGACAACGCCTTGGCGGAAACCATCAACGGGCTTTATAAGACCGAGCTGATCAAACCCGGCAAGCCCTGGCGGACTCTAGAAGAAGTCGAAATCGGCACCGCTGAATGGGCCGATTGGTACAACCACCGAAGGCTCTACCAGTACTGCGGAGACATCCCACCAGTAGAGCTAGAAAACCACTACTACAATCACTACCAGAGCACGGCAGCCGCCGACAGGCTCATCGTCTGAGAAACCCTCCGGACACACCGGAGCGATTCAGAGCGGGGCGATGCGGCGCGCAATCGAGAGAAATTGCTCAATATCGCGGCGCAGATCATCGCCGAAAATGGCATTGAAGGCCTCACGATGGACGAGCTAGCGCATCGGGCTTGCACGGGGAAAGGCACAATATTTCGCCGTTTTGGTAGCCGATCTGGCCTGCTTGACTCGTTGTTGAGTCATACCGAAGAGGACTTTCAACGATCTTTGATCTTCGGGCCGCCACCGTTTGGCCCTGGTGCACCCGCGCAGGAACGCCTTTTGGCTTACGGGCGCGCCGTGATTGATCGATTTGGCGTCAATGGAGAACTGCAACGAGCCGCAGATGCCGGTGGGTATCGCTTTAATACTCGAGTAGCATCCTTCCATCGAATGCACGTGACGATGTTGTTACGCGAATGCGGTGTGGGCGTCGACGAAGCCGGGTTGGCGCTAGTAATGCTCAGCGCTTTGCAGCCCAACCTACTGAACTACCAACGAAAAGAGGCCGGCATGAATGCCGACCATCAATTCGTATTATGGAGTTTTTTGGTCCAACGACTAGCTGGACCGGCTAACTAGACCAGCGCGTGCCAGTTCTCGGATAGCTCTAGGCCATGCGCCAAGGCGACCGAGCTGTTGGTCACCTTGCCGCCAGCCACGTTGAGGCCTGCCGCAAGCGCTGCATTGCTTTCCAGGGCAGCTTTTGCGCCCAAGTTTGCCAGCGCGACGGCGTAGCGCAGCGTGACGTTAGTCAGCGCGTACGTCGAGGTGTTAGGTACCGCACCAGGCATATTTGCTACGCAGTAGAACAGCGAATTGTGCACCGTGAAGGTCGGGTTTTCGTGCGTGGTGGGGTGGCTGTCTTCAAAGCAACCGCCCTGATCGACGGCGATGTCCACCAGAACTGAACCCGGCTTCATCCGTGCAACAAGTGCGTTAGTGACCAGCTTTGGTGCCTTTGCGCCGGGGATCAAGACCGAGCCAATGACCAGATCCGCGTCGAGAAGCGACTTCTCGATTTCCAAAGTGTTGGAAGCAATGGTCTTCAGGCGGCCCTGGTAAATCGCGTCGAGCTCGCGCAGACGATTGATATTGATGTCCAAGATGCTGACATCTGCACCCAAGCCAAGCGCCATTGCGGCAGCATTGGTGCCAGCAACACCAGCGCCGAGTACAACAACCTTGGCTGGACGAACTCCGGGCACGCCGCCCAGCAGCACACCTTTACCGCCAGCGGGCGCCGTCAGCGACTGTGCGCCAACCTGTACGGAAAGACGACCTGCGACCTCGGACATCGGAGCGAGCAGCGGCAGTGCGCGGCCTTCCTGGACAGTTTCGTAGGCGATCGCCGTGACGCCGGACTTGACCAATTCTGCAGTCAACTCTGGTTCTGCTGCGAGGTGCAAGTAGGTGAAGAGGACAAGGCCTTCGCGGAAGCGGTGGTACTCGGCAGCGACGGGTTCTTTGACCTTCATGACCATGTCTGAGCGGGTCCAGAGATCATCAGCGGATTCAACCAGCTGGGCTCCGGCAACTGCATACTCGTCGTCGCTGATGGATGAGCCAACGCCTGCGCCACGTTCGATCAGAACGGTGTGGCCATGACTAATAAATTCGTGCACGCCGGAGGCAGCGATTGCCACCCGGAATTCGTTATTTTTGATTTCCTTGGGGACACCGATGATCATGGTAAAACTCCGTTGTGAGTGCGATCTATAACCCTTTAACTTTAGGACCGAATGTGAGCTGGCGGACAGATGATCTTTTCTTGTAGTCGAGTGAAACCTTGATATTGCGCTGACTTTTCGGTCAAGTTGTTCGACATATGTCGAGCTGTAGTGCGTCAAGTATCGTATCCTGTCGATATGCCTCAGCACAGTTTGCGTAGTCACGATGTCGAAGGCCTGGTCGAGGAAGTTGCCATGGCTTTGGGCCGCGGCTTGTCGTTGGAAAATGTTGACGGTCTGCTCCTGGCTTACAGCTCAAATCAACCGCATGCAGATAAGGTCCGAATCAACTTTTTGTTGAGTAAACAGGTACCCGCTGACGTCAGCGCTTGGCAGCTTTCGCGTGGAATCGCCGTCGCTGTTCGCCCGGTTGCCTTGCCGGCAAACGAACAACTCGGTATGTTCGGCAGGGTATGTGTGCCGTTGTTGGTTCGCGGATACCGAGTTGGTTACCTTTGGGTCCAACAAGACGAGACGGAGGACTCGGCAACCGGAATCCTGGCGCAGCTTCCTGGCGTGCGCAATCAACTGGATCTTCTAGCCTCATTACTGCTCGATTCCAATACCGCTGAATCCGAGCACCGTCGAGGTCGCGAACAGGAATTCCTGGCCGCTTGTAACGGTGATGTGGCAGCCTTAGGCGGGATTTCTAGCTGGAAGGAAGTACATAATCGCGGCCCCTGGCAATTGATCTGCGCCGTTGATGTTTCTGAAGATTCGATATTAGCTTCAGATGATTTGATTGCAGCGACTCTGACGCACCGGAGTGCGGCTTTGCAAGCCACCATTGGTCTGGACGCGGCTCTATTTGCTGCTGGAACTGGCACGCACGCCGTGATGTTGTTTCGTGACTCTGTGGGGCGTGCCAATCATGCGGCCGCTTTAGTGCGGTATCAGCTTGAACTTGGCAAGCGCTTGGGGCGGTCCTCGACCAGAATGGTTTTTGGCATTAGCGAGCCGTTCTCGAATCTTTCCTTACTCGCCAAATCGTATCTGCAATCGAAAATTGCGGCTCAAGCTGGTGCGGTAGATCCGGGTCTTGGAGAACTGGTTGATTGTCATTCCGTAGGTTTCTATCAGTTGCTGGCAAGCGGTACTTGGGGCCGAATGAGCTCGGTTTACTACCGTCAACTCAATCAAAGCGATCGAAACGCGGAGCTGATGCCGGTACTTGAACTGCTCTATGACAATAACGGCTCTGTCCAGGACGTGGCCGATCGGCTGCA from Renibacterium salmoninarum ATCC 33209 includes:
- a CDS encoding cation:proton antiporter yields the protein MRIQLAILFALAALSTLNHVSIMLAGFSFGLVVSAVGEPRRLAKQLFAVAEGFLGPLFFVWLGASLNLRELATNPAMILLGVVLGVAALLAHLAMRPLGQPFPLGALSAAQLGVPVAAATIGTQSHLLMPGEASALILGAIVKIAGMAFAGSHTTKAIAPVK
- the ald gene encoding alanine dehydrogenase, which codes for MIIGVPKEIKNNEFRVAIAASGVHEFISHGHTVLIERGAGVGSSISDDEYAVAGAQLVESADDLWTRSDMVMKVKEPVAAEYHRFREGLVLFTYLHLAAEPELTAELVKSGVTAIAYETVQEGRALPLLAPMSEVAGRLSVQVGAQSLTAPAGGKGVLLGGVPGVRPAKVVVLGAGVAGTNAAAMALGLGADVSILDININRLRELDAIYQGRLKTIASNTLEIEKSLLDADLVIGSVLIPGAKAPKLVTNALVARMKPGSVLVDIAVDQGGCFEDSHPTTHENPTFTVHNSLFYCVANMPGAVPNTSTYALTNVTLRYAVALANLGAKAALESNAALAAGLNVAGGKVTNSSVALAHGLELSENWHALV
- a CDS encoding TetR/AcrR family transcriptional regulator — its product is MLNIAAQIIAENGIEGLTMDELAHRACTGKGTIFRRFGSRSGLLDSLLSHTEEDFQRSLIFGPPPFGPGAPAQERLLAYGRAVIDRFGVNGELQRAADAGGYRFNTRVASFHRMHVTMLLRECGVGVDEAGLALVMLSALQPNLLNYQRKEAGMNADHQFVLWSFLVQRLAGPAN
- a CDS encoding endonuclease/exonuclease/phosphatase family protein, translating into MIANVIKESGASLVFIPEAKETTPEIAAKLTALGVEFHQTITGDTAILSSYPISEATQFPFMTKAVVTVGSIEVAAYAAHLEYRWYATYLPRGYGAGVPSGEFSEYGWDKIPGGAVTDAAAVNRVNEASGRPAEIAGFIADARKERRRGRVVIMGGDFNEPSTLDWTRRTAQLFDHHGVVLKWGSTQALREAGFVDAYRKQHPNPVSHPGFTWPASNPNAPVSKLTWAPEADERDRIDYVFHYPDSRLRLVDTQVVGPKGSIVRNERVDETSQDSFVLTDSPWPTDHKGVLASYLVRG
- a CDS encoding PucR family transcriptional regulator — translated: MPQHSLRSHDVEGLVEEVAMALGRGLSLENVDGLLLAYSSNQPHADKVRINFLLSKQVPADVSAWQLSRGIAVAVRPVALPANEQLGMFGRVCVPLLVRGYRVGYLWVQQDETEDSATGILAQLPGVRNQLDLLASLLLDSNTAESEHRRGREQEFLAACNGDVAALGGISSWKEVHNRGPWQLICAVDVSEDSILASDDLIAATLTHRSAALQATIGLDAALFAAGTGTHAVMLFRDSVGRANHAAALVRYQLELGKRLGRSSTRMVFGISEPFSNLSLLAKSYLQSKIAAQAGAVDPGLGELVDCHSVGFYQLLASGTWGRMSSVYYRQLNQSDRNAELMPVLELLYDNNGSVQDVADRLHLHRSSIYNRLARIKSLLGADPLNGLVRLELHGAIKAERWARRPRL